The Haloplanus sp. GDY1 genomic sequence GTAGACGGCGGCGAAGGCGACGACGCCGGCGAGGAGGACGCCCCCGATCAGCAGGCTGCCGACCGGCGCGGCGGTGCCCTCGGGGACCGCCGCCACGAGGGTCGGCTGGAGCGCCGTCACGGCGCGGCGCCACAGGTGGAGTCCGAGGAGCAAGCAGACGACAACGACGAGTTCGGCGACGACCGGGACCGAGCCGACCGCGGCGGGCATCGAACGGCGGAGGGACATGGCGTGTCGATGCACCGCGCGGCGTTTCAGTGTGTCGGGCGAGGCCGTCGCCAGGGGGTATCGGGACGGCGAGAGCCCGCCGAGGGGCGCGGTCAGTCCCGGCGCTCGCGGACGCAGTCGGCAAGCGGATCCAGAATCCGGTCGACGACCGTGTAGGGGTCGGTCTCGCGGGCGCGCACCGCGTCGACGAGGGCGTCCATCCCGCCGTGACGTTCGAGTTCCTCCTCCAGCAGGTCGGCGGCGTCGGCCCGGAGCAACTGTCGGATCTCCTCGGCGTACCGGGTCCGCGTCCGCCGGTCGAGTTCGCCCGTCGAGCGGAGGTGGTCGTAGTGGGCGTCGAGGACGTCGATCAGCTCCGCGACGCCCTCGCCCTCCGTGGCGACGGTTTCGACGATCCGGGGGTCCCAGTCGTCGCCGTCCGCGTCGTCCGCTCCGCCCGTGTCGTCGGCCGTCCCGACCCCCGCCCCGTGGTGGCCGGCGCCGGCCGTCGTCGCCCCCTCGCGCATGTGGAGCATCTCCTGGAGGTCCGAGACGGTGGTCGCGGCGCCGTCCTTGTCGGCCTTGTTGACGACGAACACGTCGCCGATCTCCAGGATCCCGGCCTTGAGCATCTGCACGTCGTCGCCGCTGCCCGGTTGGACGAGGACGACCACGGTGTCGGCGGTGCGGACCACGTCCACCTCGTTCTGTCCGGCGCCGACCGTCTCGACGACGATCCGATCCTTGCCGAAGGCGTCGAGGGCCTTGATCGCGTCGGCGGTGGCGGTCGAGAGGCCGCCCAGTTGTCCGCGGGCGCTCATCGACCGGAAGAACACGTCCATGTCGCCCACGTTCGAGGCCATGCGGATGCGGTCCCCGAGGACCGCGCCGCCGGTGTACGGCGAGGAGGGATCGACGGCGATGACGCCGACGGTGAGCCCCCGGTCGCGGTAGGCCTTGGCGAGCTTGTCGACCAGCGTGGACTTGCCGGCGCCGGGGCTGCCGGTCACGCCGATCACCTCCGCGTCGCCGGTGTGGGCGTGGAGTTCGGAGACGACCTCGCGGTAGCCGGGGGTGCGGTCCTCGATTTTGGAGATGGTGCGGGCGAGCGCACGGTGGTCGCCGTCCAGGAGGTCCCTGACCAACTCCTTCTCGGCGGCGTTCGCCTCGCTCATCGTTGCGGCGCGTTGTCGCGGACGAAGTCGATGGTCTCCTGCATGGGCGTTCCGGGGCCGAACACCTCGGCCACGCCGGCGGCCACGAGCTCCTCGCGGTCCTCGTCGGGGACGATCCCGCCGACGATGACGAGGGTGTCCTCGAACGCGCCGTACTCCTTCAGCCCCTCGATCACCTTCGGCACGAGCGTGTTGTGCGCCCCGGAGAGGATGGAGATGCCGAGGACGTCCACGTCCTCCTGCACCGCGGCCTGGACGATCTCCTCGGGCGCGCGATGGAGGCCGGAGTAGATCACTTCGAACCCGGCGTCCCGGAACGCGCGGGCGATGACGTGTGCGCCACGGTCGTGCCCGTCGAGGCCGACCTTGGCGACGAGACACCGGATGGTCCGCTGTTCCTGCCCTGCGCTCATGCGTGAACGTTCACCACGCGACCGTTTGACTCTAACGGAGCCGTCGGCAGAGGCGCCTACCTTTATAATAGAGCGGATTGTTAACGAAAGACATGCATCGAACCGGATCGACGGTCGGCAAACTCGCCGCCGCCGTCACGAGCATCGTCCTGACCATCGTCACCGTCGCGACCGGCGAAGCGCCCGTTTCGGACGGTGAACGCGGACTGGCGGCGCACGCGGCCGCGTCGCGTCCCGTCGGCTGTCCCGTCCGCTCGACCGACACCGCGTGGGGAGGTGCGTCGGCATGAGCCTGCTCGACAGGATCCTCTCGATCTTCGGCGGCGGATCGAGCGCCGGCGATCCGGCGACGCCGTCGGAGACGGAGGAGGAGGTCGAAGAGGAACCCGAGGAGGAGGTCGAAGAGGAACCCGAGGAGGAGGTCGAAGAGGAACCCGAGGAGGAGGTCGAAGAGGAACCCGAGGAGGAGGTCGAAGAGGAACCCGAGGAGGAGGTCGAAGAGGAACCCGAGGAAGACGAGGGGCCCGAGGACGTCCCGACGAAGGACGTCGCCGCCGCGGCCGACCCGCGCCGGCGTGACGGCGAGGAGAACACCGTCGGGAACCGCGCCGCCAACCCCGCGGATCACGGCGAGGCGGCGGAGGACGCGGAGGAGGAGGACGCGGAGGAGGAGGACGCGGAGGAGGAGGACGCCGAGGCGGAGGACGCCGAGGCCGAGGAGGACGAGGGAGAGGATGGACCGGAGAACGTCCCGACCAAGGACGTCGCCGCCGCCGCCGACCCGCGGCGCCGCGAGGGCGAGGAGAACACCGTCGAGAACCGCGCCGCCAACCCAGACGACCAGCGGGCCACGTAGGTCGGGGGCCTACGCCGACTCCGCGCCCGACCCGAGGTGCGTATCGAGGAAGTCGGCGACGGCCGAGTAGGCCTCGATCCGGTTCTCCAGTTTCGTGAAGCCGTGACCCTCGTCCTCGAAGACGAGTTCGCGGACGGGGACGCCCGCCTCGCGGGCGCCCTCGACGATGCGGTGGGCCTCGCTCACGGGCACCCGCGGGTCGTTCTCGCCGTGGAGGACGAAGAGGGGCGCGGCGATGTCATCGACGTGGTTGATGGGGCTGATCGACTCCAGTAGCTCCCGGTCCTCGTCGAGCGACCCGTACTCGGCCTCGCGGAGTTCGCGCCGCCAGTCCCCCGTGTTCTCGAGGAAGGTGACGAAGTTGGCGATGCCGACGACGTCGACGCCGGCCGCCCAGAGGTCGGGATAGGTGGTGAGCGCGGCGAGGGTCATGAACCCGCCGTAGGAGGCGCCCATCACCGCGATGCGGTCGGGGTCGACCGCTGGGTGGTCGTGCAACCACTCGACGCCCGCCTTCAGGTCGGCGACCGAGTCCATCCGCTTGTCCACGTCGTCGAGGTGGGTGTAGGCCCTGCCGTAGCCGGTCGACCCGCGGACGTTGGGTTCGAACACCGCGTACCCCCGCGAGAGGAGGTACTGTTTCACCCGACCGAAGGAGGGGCGGCGCTGGGACTCGGGACCGCCGTGGACGTCGACGACGACGGGCGTCTCGCCGTGGCCGGTGTCGGTCGCGGGCAGGGAGAAGAACGCGGGAATCTCCAGGCCGTCGAAGGAGGGGTAACGCACGAGTTCCGGCGCGACGAAGGTGTCGCGGGGGATGCCCGCGGTGGAGGCGCGGGTCCAGCGCTCGGCCACCCCGGTCGTCGCGTCGACGACGTAGACGTTGGCCGTGTCGTCGCTCCGGGTGACGGTCAGCGCGAAGCGGTCGCCGTCGGGGCCGAAACTCACGCCGCCGGCGACCGAGGGCGGGAGGTCGGGGGTCGGGAAGTGATCAAGTCGCCCGGGGGCGACGAGTTCGCCGACGCCGAGTTCGGTGTAGCCGTCGACGTTTCGCGAGTAGACCAGCCGGCGGGACTCCTGGTCGACGGCCACGCCGTCGACGTTCCACTCGTCGTCGTCGAGGGGCGTCGTCCCGTCGTCCGCCGCCTCGACGGCGGCGACGTCGTCGGTCGCGAGGTCGACGTGGGCGAGCGAGAGGACGTCGCCGTCGCGGTCGGTGGCGAGGTAGACGCCCTCGCCGTCGGGGCCCCACTCGGCGCTCAGGTGACGCACCTCGCCGTCGTGCGGCGTCAGGTGACGCCGGGTGCCCGTCGCCACGTCGAGGACGTACACGTCCTGATCGAAACTGGAGTGGGATTCGGTGAGGAGGAGGCGGTCGCCGTCGGGGCTCCAGCCGTCGACCGAGAGCCAGCCGTCGCCCTCGAAGACCAGTTCGGCGTCGGCGCCCGTCGCCGTCCGGTCCTGGACGTACACGTCGAAGACGGCGCTCTCCCGGCGGTTCGATGCGAAGGCGAAGCGCTCGCCGTCCGGGCTCCACCCGCCGAACCAGTGTTTCGCGTCGGGGTGCTCCGTCAGGTCGGTTATCCCGCCGGTCGGCACGTCGAGGCGGTAGAGCGTCTCGCGCTCGTCGCCGCCGCGGTCACGGCCGACGATCAGTTCCGGCCGCTCGGGCGACCACGAGGCGAAGGTGACGCGGTCGTCGAAGAAGGTGCGCTGCTCGGGCCACGCCCCCGGTTCCGAGAGCGTCCAGACCTGGGGAACGCCCGTGGTGTCCATGAGAAAGGAGAGGTGGTCGCCGTCCGGGCCGACGGAGGCGCCGTGTGCGCTCCGCACGTTGAGGTAGCGCTCGATGTCGAACATACCGATCGTTTGGTCGG encodes the following:
- the meaB gene encoding methylmalonyl Co-A mutase-associated GTPase MeaB codes for the protein MSEANAAEKELVRDLLDGDHRALARTISKIEDRTPGYREVVSELHAHTGDAEVIGVTGSPGAGKSTLVDKLAKAYRDRGLTVGVIAVDPSSPYTGGAVLGDRIRMASNVGDMDVFFRSMSARGQLGGLSTATADAIKALDAFGKDRIVVETVGAGQNEVDVVRTADTVVVLVQPGSGDDVQMLKAGILEIGDVFVVNKADKDGAATTVSDLQEMLHMREGATTAGAGHHGAGVGTADDTGGADDADGDDWDPRIVETVATEGEGVAELIDVLDAHYDHLRSTGELDRRTRTRYAEEIRQLLRADAADLLEEELERHGGMDALVDAVRARETDPYTVVDRILDPLADCVRERRD
- a CDS encoding cobalamin B12-binding domain-containing protein; this encodes MSAGQEQRTIRCLVAKVGLDGHDRGAHVIARAFRDAGFEVIYSGLHRAPEEIVQAAVQEDVDVLGISILSGAHNTLVPKVIEGLKEYGAFEDTLVIVGGIVPDEDREELVAAGVAEVFGPGTPMQETIDFVRDNAPQR
- a CDS encoding S9 family peptidase — protein: MGMFDIERYLNVRSAHGASVGPDGDHLSFLMDTTGVPQVWTLSEPGAWPEQRTFFDDRVTFASWSPERPELIVGRDRGGDERETLYRLDVPTGGITDLTEHPDAKHWFGGWSPDGERFAFASNRRESAVFDVYVQDRTATGADAELVFEGDGWLSVDGWSPDGDRLLLTESHSSFDQDVYVLDVATGTRRHLTPHDGEVRHLSAEWGPDGEGVYLATDRDGDVLSLAHVDLATDDVAAVEAADDGTTPLDDDEWNVDGVAVDQESRRLVYSRNVDGYTELGVGELVAPGRLDHFPTPDLPPSVAGGVSFGPDGDRFALTVTRSDDTANVYVVDATTGVAERWTRASTAGIPRDTFVAPELVRYPSFDGLEIPAFFSLPATDTGHGETPVVVDVHGGPESQRRPSFGRVKQYLLSRGYAVFEPNVRGSTGYGRAYTHLDDVDKRMDSVADLKAGVEWLHDHPAVDPDRIAVMGASYGGFMTLAALTTYPDLWAAGVDVVGIANFVTFLENTGDWRRELREAEYGSLDEDRELLESISPINHVDDIAAPLFVLHGENDPRVPVSEAHRIVEGAREAGVPVRELVFEDEGHGFTKLENRIEAYSAVADFLDTHLGSGAESA